The Lactuca sativa cultivar Salinas chromosome 2, Lsat_Salinas_v11, whole genome shotgun sequence genome includes the window TTTGTTGGATTAACGTATGGCTTACTTATGTGTATTTCTTATCTAAGGATTTGGTTTATTAAGAGTCAACTATAACATATATTGTTATCTGTTATTGTAGCATGCGTATTGAAGACTTTGTTTCAAATTAATGATTTTGTCTATCATCTGTATTCAACATTCAAATCATAAAATGTAATTATCCAAGAAATATAGGCATACCTTGTTTTGTCaccttacattttttttttaaattttgtttgTTATATGTAACTAATTTTTCATAGTACTTAACCTACCAAATGATACATTTGAACGCTAAACAAAATAATAGTAGTTTTGGTTTTAAGTTTACTGCAAAACAATTTAATTACCTTGCTTAACTAAATTCTGTGAGTTTGAACATATTTTCAACTTtattgtgttatatatatatatatatatatatatatatatatatatatatatatatatatatatatatatatatatatattgaataatTGAAAATAGGAGTTTGAGTATTATATGTAAAACCCGTTTCATCCAATCTCAAACAAGtgaattaattttatataaatatatatcttaTCATGTTGTTGTTTTTTTTGGAAAGAAGGGTCTTTCCTAACCAAAGTCTCAATGTCACCTTATGCGCACCATGATAGTACTATTCGTTGTCGCAACACCGATCAACAACAGTATGTGTGTTcctttaaataaaatatgttttcgattggaattatttgttgaaAGCAATTCAAAGAGATGTTTATAACATAATGACAGATTGTTACCATAAAGAAGGGCAGGAGGCTACAACTTCAACTTGTATGATGTAATTAATTAACTATGCctatttttcaaatgttttcaaagAGATGTTTATTGTTCATGTATACAACATTTTATCCATACAAAGCAATTCAGAAATCAAATTGTTACCATAAAGAAGGGCAGGAGGCTACATGTCAAAGAGTCTCAATATTTATAACTATTATGTATGGTCTATCAACACTTTACCAcccatttttttaaatttataaatacgTAATGtattaaatatgattacactATACTATTATTGTTGCTATAGCTTCATTTATTCTATTCAATAGGACAATTTATAAATACGTAATGTATTAAATTGAGTATGTGGTTCCGGCACATCATTATTAACAAGTTTTTTCAATCCGTTCTGATTTTGATACAGTGACTATGCCAGGTCGATATTactgattatatatattttaatttgcATTCGAAAATAGTTGTTTGTATTGTAATGaactattttaatattttatattattctatgatttattagttttttttatttattgttttaattGTTATGAAATTAAAATAGTTATTGTAATGTAtgttaatgaatttaaaatagcTATGGTAAACTACTTTTAATTGTCATGCTTCCTATGATGTAATATAAATTTACAATTCAATGTTTTTTTATATGctcccgcgtttaacgcgggtttTAATCCAGTTTAACTTAATAACTCCTTCGAAAATTTTAGTAATAATGGGGTTTAGTTCGGTTAATATTATGTCAGTTATCAAAGTGAAATCAAAACCATAATATTTTTGACCggttaacaaaaattaaaaatggCACCGTCCATTTTTATCATGGTGCGTCTATTTTAGTATGTTATTTTGGTTTTTATTCGAttgttctgttataatgttcgcCCATGTTTACTGGTATTGCATTTTAAAGATTGGAATGTTATAAACAACATCCAAATATTATATTTTAGAGATTGGGACGTTACAAACATTCAATTGGTGCTCTACTTggttatttggtttttttttagAATAACTTATGAGGGGCAAGCCTCATCTATAAACTAGTCACATTACAATATTTGGACCATTTCTTATTTTATCTTCTAGATTtaaatcataaaattaattatttctACCAAAGTCGCAATTTTTACCTAATAATTATCTTTGGGATCAATGGTTACCTAAAAATGTCCGTATCAACTTAAATGGCAAATACCCAAATTTCAAAATGAATGATTTTCTTCTGCTACTCCTATTAATTTCGTATATATGTTTCCTTTACTTCTTCAACTTTCCTCCAAAAAGCATATCTCATCACTCTCTTCTTTCTTTGTAGCATATTCATAAAGACCCACCTTTTCTGTTTTATCTCCATCTCTCCTtcacataaaccctaaattcataccCATTTAACTGTTTTTACCCAATTCTCTTCTAAATTTCTTCTTCCAGAATAATGGGAGTGAAAGGATTTGTTGAAGGCGGAATAGCATCAATCGTAGCCGGATGTTCAACTCACCCGCTTGATCTTATCAAGGTCCGGATGCAGTTACAGGGTGAAAATAACGTACGCGCCGCCCCCGCACAGTTGGGCGCCAATATCCACGTCGCCGCACCACCGCGCGTGGGACCCGTTGCAGTTGGGATGCGGATCATCCAGCAAGACGGAGCAGCAGGGCTCTTTTCCGGCGTATCCGCCACCGTTCTCCGTCAAACACTATACTCCACCACACGTATGGGTCTCTACGACATGATGAAGACAAAATGGACCGATCCCGAAACCGGAAACATGCTTCTATGGAAGAAGATCGGTGCCGGATTAATCGCCGGTGGGATCGGCGCCGCTGTTGGGAACCCAGCCGACGTGGCGATGGTCCGCATGCAGGCTGACGGAAGGCTCCCGGCTGCACAGCGTCGTAACTACAAAAGCGTGGTGGATGCGATCTCACAAATGGCAAAAAGCGAAGGGATCGGAAGCCTTTGGCGAGGATCATCGCTGACTGTGAATCGGGCCATGTTAGTGACTGCATCGCAGTTGGCGTCGTATGATCAGATCAAGGAGACGATACTGGATAAAGGTGTGATGGAGGATGGATTTGGGACCCATGTGACAGCGAGTTTTGCTGCCGGATTTATTGCTTCAGTTGTAACGAATCCGATTGATGTGATTAAGACCCGGGTGATGAATATGAAGGTGGAGGCTGGGGAAGCGCCGCCGTATGCCGGAGCAACTGATTGCGCATTGAAAACCATAAAGACTGAAGGACCCATGGCGCTGTATAAAGGATTTATTCCGACGATATCACGGCAGGGACCATTTACGATCGTGCTATTTGTCACACTGGAACAGGTCCGGAAATTGCTCAAGGATTTCTGATTTGATTGATGACGACGACAAATGATTTAGTGTTTTTTTTAGCATAAAAGTTCccatgttttattatttatttttttggttttatttttgtttctttatgggaaaataaattataaaaatatcattactTTTTAGGATAATATAGCCTAAACATCTTTGGTCATTTAAATCATTTGCTAGAATATTTTTTAGTTAGaccataataaatatatttttatcaaaataattGTCTTATCACTAGAATAATTCAAAAACTATATAAGTATTCTTATATTGTGTCACATTCCtatttgttattattagtttATTACCATGTGCCCCATCATCCATCCAACTCCCTTACAGCTCCTTCACATTTGGATTGTTTTCTGCAATCATTTGTCTAGGATCAAATTTCATAACCTTGTTGAGAAATAATAGATGTCTTGTAAATTCTAAATAATCTGATAATCACACCCACAAAGATAGAAGTTTAATTTTCATTTCATTGTCATTTAAAAAAGTTTTGTTTACATGATAGGTGattgaaagataaaaaaaaaaaaaaaaaaacaatggttGATATTGTCTTATGAGCTATATTTTATTAACtacattaataataaatattatgttTGAAAGCGGTATTTGAATTGTTATGTATGTATTATTTAGTcgtttaattttattttggagGTTGAAGGTCATTCAATTTTTAAAACTATAGTTATTATATATACGTAGATTTAAAGATTTAAAGATCGGATTGATAAAATGGAAAACATCCATTAGAGGGTCCCGTTAAAACTTACCGGAAGTTTCTATAAGGTAGATGTAAGGCCACATTTGTTGTATGGATCGAAATTTTAGCCGATGAAGAAGGAATATGAGAAGAAGATGGAAGTCGTGAAAATGAGTATGGTACAAAGATTTTTTTTTGTAGAACAATGTTAGACTAGGTTTCTCAAAGACAACTGATAATCAGAATCTCACTAGGAGTGATGAAAATCAACAAGAAATTTAAGAAATGAAGATTGCATGACGTTATACCTAAAGGAGTTGGATATTTACAAGGACATGAGCTCAGATACGAGGGCATCAATGCATATGATCAAGTTACTAGAGTAAAATATGAGTAGTCTTTTGAGTTTAACCTTTCTTTGAACTTGTAATATTTTCAAGTTGGCTTTTGTTTGTGCTTGATGAGTACCTTTGTTCATTCTTTATTGTTTGCTTGTATTTGCTAGTATCTACTCCAATTTTGTGGCTGGTGTTCGCTCTATGCTTTATTGCTACTGTTTGATTACATTATTTATACATGTATCACTTTGAGGCCAACCTTTGTTTGTTTGTACATTCCTAAGTATGTCATTTGCTCCCTGTTTGttgtatattttatatgtttgcaTTCCTATATGTCTATCTTTTGCTTCCCTTGGTATGACCAATAAGATAGGAAATAACCACTTTA containing:
- the LOC111883390 gene encoding mitochondrial uncoupling protein 5, with translation MGVKGFVEGGIASIVAGCSTHPLDLIKVRMQLQGENNVRAAPAQLGANIHVAAPPRVGPVAVGMRIIQQDGAAGLFSGVSATVLRQTLYSTTRMGLYDMMKTKWTDPETGNMLLWKKIGAGLIAGGIGAAVGNPADVAMVRMQADGRLPAAQRRNYKSVVDAISQMAKSEGIGSLWRGSSLTVNRAMLVTASQLASYDQIKETILDKGVMEDGFGTHVTASFAAGFIASVVTNPIDVIKTRVMNMKVEAGEAPPYAGATDCALKTIKTEGPMALYKGFIPTISRQGPFTIVLFVTLEQVRKLLKDF